In one window of Gudongella oleilytica DNA:
- a CDS encoding nucleotide sugar dehydrogenase yields MRNRITVVGLGYIGLPTAAVMAAAGMEVIGYDLNPRVVEALNKGEIIIEEPGLGQLVKEMVGQGRLRGISSLESSDVFIISVPTPINADKTADMSFVRSAARAVAQVVAKGNAVVLESTSPPGATEDIVAEELKASGLKIGEEIFVAHTPERVLPGRILIELVENDRIIGGINAESTEVVKEIYQRFVKGSIYTTDSRTAEMCKLMENTFRDVNIALANELAILSEKMGINAWEVIKLANKHPRVNLHMPGPGVGGHCIAVDPWFVIEGQPEGKLIRQARDRNDGMPLHVLQTIRDLTKGIDTPKVAIFGVTYKPDVDDTRESPIMKLVEMLVREKNYEVAIHDPHVDDAIFKYGELKKPTALEAADGADLFVLAVNHSEYLRLDFEEIGKVMRTRQIYDTRNFLGGAGLEALGFKVLLLGRG; encoded by the coding sequence ATGAGAAATCGTATAACAGTAGTTGGTCTTGGATATATTGGCCTTCCCACAGCTGCAGTGATGGCTGCCGCCGGGATGGAGGTAATCGGATACGACCTTAACCCGAGGGTTGTGGAAGCGTTGAATAAGGGTGAAATAATAATCGAAGAGCCAGGTCTTGGCCAACTGGTCAAGGAAATGGTCGGGCAGGGAAGGCTGCGCGGTATATCCAGCCTCGAATCATCAGATGTCTTCATAATTTCTGTACCTACTCCCATAAATGCGGACAAAACTGCCGATATGAGCTTTGTAAGATCGGCAGCAAGGGCTGTTGCTCAGGTGGTTGCCAAAGGGAACGCCGTAGTACTTGAATCCACATCGCCACCGGGAGCCACGGAGGATATCGTTGCTGAAGAGCTTAAGGCCTCCGGGCTTAAGATCGGTGAAGAAATTTTTGTGGCGCATACTCCTGAACGGGTTTTACCTGGAAGGATACTTATAGAGCTGGTTGAGAATGACAGGATAATTGGCGGAATAAATGCTGAATCCACTGAGGTGGTGAAAGAGATTTATCAACGTTTTGTTAAAGGCAGCATATACACCACAGATTCCAGAACCGCAGAGATGTGCAAACTCATGGAAAATACCTTTAGAGATGTCAATATTGCTCTCGCGAATGAACTGGCCATATTATCTGAAAAAATGGGAATAAACGCCTGGGAGGTAATAAAGCTTGCCAACAAGCATCCCAGAGTAAACCTTCATATGCCGGGTCCTGGTGTTGGAGGTCATTGTATAGCCGTAGATCCATGGTTCGTAATTGAAGGTCAACCGGAGGGAAAGCTGATCAGGCAGGCAAGGGATAGAAACGACGGAATGCCGCTGCATGTCCTCCAGACGATCAGGGACCTGACGAAGGGAATAGATACACCTAAGGTTGCGATCTTCGGAGTTACCTACAAGCCGGATGTGGACGATACAAGGGAGAGTCCGATCATGAAGCTGGTAGAGATGCTTGTCCGGGAGAAAAACTATGAGGTGGCTATCCATGATCCCCACGTAGATGATGCAATTTTCAAGTATGGTGAGCTTAAAAAACCAACAGCTCTGGAAGCGGCAGATGGGGCTGATCTGTTTGTGCTTGCTGTAAACCATTCAGAATACCTTAGACTTGATTTTGAGGAAATCGGAAAGGTCATGAGAACCAGGCAAATCTACGATACAAGGAATTTTCTTGGAGGCGCTGGGCTCGAAGCTCTGGGCTTCAAGGTACTACTTTTAGGCAGGGGATAG